One window of the Peptacetobacter hiranonis genome contains the following:
- a CDS encoding elongation factor G, which translates to MKVYDSKMIRNVAILGHSGCGKTNLIETISHVANAKKIPKLTAKANMTYSMGLIPIEYDDYKFNLLDTPGYSDFSGDVISALKVCDLAVIVIDATDPLQVGTEKAIELTEGIPKLMFINKIDNEKARYKDVIEMLNGKFAHKIIAMISPIYKDKKFCGLHNVFENVDDLEGEFKEQAISMKEALMELIAETDDETLEKYFSGEELTKEEIQKGIIIGVHKGDIIPVISGSTINNVGTKEIIDTISSYIEPTYLDNESPFKGQVFKTVVDPFVGKMSYIKIVQGTVKKETEVYNLNREVKDKLANIYSINGSELIELESAKAGDIIIVAKSPTLKTGDTISTCKDEIPEDEINFPKPQIYYAVSPKNKNDDEKVGTILSKLTEEDPTLDFYRNSETKQALLGGQGELHLKTVINKMKDKFGTEVELSDLKVAYRETIKGKSDVQGKHKKQSGGHGQYGDVKIRFERCENEFEFDEEIFGGSVPKQYIPAVEKGLKESMAKGILAGYPVCNIKAVLYDGSYHDVDSSEMAFKMAASIAFKKGMEEAQPVLLEPIMKLSITIPDEYMGDVMGDINKRRGKILGMEPTDNGKQLLIAEAPQAETFKYAIDLRAMTQGRGYFEMEFARYAEVPNQIAEKIVAAAKK; encoded by the coding sequence ATGAAAGTATATGATAGCAAAATGATAAGAAATGTAGCAATATTAGGTCACAGTGGATGTGGGAAAACAAATCTTATAGAAACAATATCTCACGTAGCAAATGCAAAAAAAATACCTAAACTTACTGCAAAAGCAAATATGACTTATAGTATGGGTCTTATTCCAATAGAATACGACGACTATAAATTCAATTTACTGGACACTCCAGGTTATTCTGATTTCAGCGGTGATGTTATATCAGCTCTAAAAGTATGTGATTTAGCAGTTATAGTAATAGATGCAACAGATCCATTACAGGTAGGAACTGAAAAAGCAATAGAGCTTACTGAAGGAATACCAAAATTAATGTTTATAAATAAAATAGATAATGAAAAAGCTAGATATAAAGACGTTATAGAAATGCTAAACGGAAAATTCGCTCATAAAATAATAGCTATGATAAGCCCAATATACAAAGATAAAAAATTCTGTGGATTACACAATGTTTTTGAAAATGTAGACGACTTAGAAGGCGAATTCAAAGAACAGGCAATAAGCATGAAAGAAGCTCTTATGGAATTAATAGCTGAAACTGACGACGAAACTTTAGAAAAATACTTCAGTGGAGAAGAATTAACTAAAGAAGAAATACAGAAAGGTATAATCATAGGAGTTCACAAAGGCGACATAATACCAGTTATATCTGGATCAACTATAAATAACGTAGGAACAAAAGAAATAATAGACACTATATCAAGTTATATAGAACCTACATATCTTGACAATGAAAGTCCATTCAAAGGACAGGTATTCAAAACTGTAGTAGACCCATTCGTAGGAAAAATGTCTTACATAAAAATAGTTCAGGGTACAGTTAAGAAAGAAACAGAAGTATACAACCTAAACAGAGAAGTAAAAGATAAATTAGCAAATATATACTCTATAAACGGAAGTGAACTTATAGAACTTGAATCAGCAAAAGCAGGAGATATAATAATAGTTGCTAAATCTCCAACATTAAAAACAGGAGATACTATATCTACTTGCAAAGATGAAATACCAGAAGATGAAATAAACTTCCCTAAACCACAGATATACTATGCTGTTAGTCCTAAAAACAAAAACGACGATGAAAAAGTTGGAACAATATTATCAAAACTAACAGAAGAAGATCCAACTCTTGATTTCTACAGAAATTCTGAAACAAAACAGGCTCTTCTAGGTGGACAGGGTGAACTTCATCTAAAAACTGTAATAAACAAAATGAAAGACAAATTTGGTACAGAAGTAGAACTTAGCGACCTTAAAGTTGCATATAGAGAAACAATAAAAGGTAAATCAGATGTTCAAGGAAAACATAAAAAACAGTCTGGTGGACATGGACAGTATGGAGATGTAAAAATCAGATTTGAAAGATGTGAAAATGAATTTGAATTTGATGAAGAAATATTCGGTGGTTCAGTTCCAAAACAGTATATACCAGCAGTTGAAAAAGGATTAAAAGAAAGTATGGCAAAAGGTATACTAGCAGGATATCCAGTATGCAATATAAAAGCTGTTCTTTATGATGGTTCTTATCACGATGTTGACTCTTCTGAAATGGCATTCAAAATGGCAGCTTCTATAGCATTCAAAAAAGGTATGGAAGAAGCACAGCCAGTACTTCTTGAACCAATCATGAAACTTTCTATAACAATACCAGATGAATACATGGGAGATGTTATGGGAGATATAAACAAGAGAAGAGGTAAAATACTAGGTATGGAACCTACTGACAATGGAAAACAGTTATTAATAGCTGAAGCTCCACAGGCAGAAACATTCAAATATGCAATAGATTTAAGAGCTATGACTCAGGGTAGAGGATACTTTGAAATGGAATTTGCTAGATATGCAGAAGTTCCTAACCAGATAGCTGAAAAAATAGTTGCAGCAGCTAAAAAATAA
- a CDS encoding transketolase, producing the protein MNNNELKAIAKEVRIDIIKSVSEAKSGHPGGSLSAADILTVLYFDAMNIDPSNPKWEDRDRFVLSKGHGAPALYAVLAERGYFPKEELLKLRKFGAMLQGHPDMKKTPGVDMSTGSLGQGLSAANGMALAAKLDGKDYNVYALLGDGEVQEGMIWEAAMSAAHYKLDNIIAFLDHNGLQIDGSNDEVMSLGKIAKKFDAFGWNVISIDGHDFDQIKKAIEMAKEEEGRPSIVICETVKGKGVSFMEDQAGWHGKAPNAEETAKALEDLEGGLK; encoded by the coding sequence ATGAACAATAATGAATTAAAAGCTATTGCAAAAGAAGTAAGAATTGACATTATTAAGTCAGTTTCAGAAGCAAAATCAGGTCATCCAGGAGGATCATTATCAGCAGCAGATATACTAACAGTATTATACTTTGATGCTATGAATATAGACCCTTCTAACCCAAAATGGGAAGATAGAGATAGATTCGTTCTTTCTAAAGGTCATGGTGCACCTGCTTTATATGCAGTATTAGCTGAAAGAGGATACTTCCCTAAAGAAGAATTACTAAAACTTAGAAAATTTGGTGCTATGCTTCAGGGACATCCTGATATGAAAAAAACTCCAGGTGTTGATATGTCAACAGGTTCTTTAGGACAGGGATTATCAGCAGCAAACGGAATGGCTTTAGCAGCTAAATTAGATGGTAAAGACTACAACGTTTACGCTCTTCTTGGAGATGGAGAAGTTCAGGAAGGTATGATATGGGAAGCTGCAATGAGTGCTGCTCACTACAAATTAGATAACATAATAGCTTTCTTAGACCACAATGGTTTACAGATAGATGGTTCTAATGATGAAGTTATGAGCCTTGGAAAAATAGCTAAAAAATTCGATGCATTCGGATGGAATGTAATATCTATAGACGGACATGATTTCGATCAGATAAAAAAAGCTATAGAAATGGCTAAAGAAGAAGAAGGAAGACCTTCTATAGTTATATGTGAAACAGTAAAAGGTAAAGGAGTTTCATTCATGGAAGACCAGGCTGGATGGCATGGTAAAGCTCCAAACGCTGAAGAAACAGCTAAAGCATTAGAAGACTTAGAAGGAGGACTTAAATAA
- the disA gene encoding DNA integrity scanning diadenylate cyclase DisA: MDVYVTDKTMRKEVLKMISPGTPLRQGLDNVLKAKTGGLIVIATDESVMDLVDGGFAIHVEYTPSYLYELAKMDGAIVLNSDVDEILYANTQLIPDYSIKTSETGTRHRTAERVAKQTKAIVIAISQRRNVISVYKGDQKYVVEDISKIFTKANQALQTLEKYKSVLDQAVASLNTLEFNGFVTIYDVALVLQKIEMVMRVTDIIESYLLELGVEGALIKMQLEELMGSTREDRELVLKDYGTQISSSEFKEKLANLTEDELLDLTNIARILGYTGVSENMDMPIKTKGYRVLNKIHRLPRTIIENLVKYFDNFQDILTASIEELDEVEGIGEIRATYIRNGLVKMKQLALLDRHI, from the coding sequence ATGGATGTATATGTAACAGATAAAACAATGAGAAAAGAAGTACTTAAAATGATATCTCCAGGGACTCCTCTTAGACAGGGACTAGACAATGTCCTAAAGGCTAAAACAGGAGGACTTATAGTAATAGCAACTGATGAAAGTGTTATGGATTTAGTAGATGGTGGATTTGCTATACATGTTGAGTACACGCCATCTTACCTTTATGAACTTGCAAAAATGGATGGTGCAATAGTTCTAAATTCTGACGTGGATGAAATATTATATGCAAATACTCAGCTAATACCGGACTATTCTATAAAAACATCAGAAACAGGTACTAGACATAGAACTGCTGAGAGAGTTGCAAAACAAACTAAAGCAATTGTAATTGCTATATCTCAAAGAAGAAATGTTATATCTGTATACAAAGGAGATCAGAAGTATGTAGTTGAAGATATATCAAAAATATTTACAAAGGCAAATCAGGCACTTCAAACTCTTGAAAAATATAAATCAGTATTAGACCAAGCAGTTGCCAGTTTAAACACATTAGAGTTCAATGGATTTGTAACTATATACGATGTAGCTTTAGTACTTCAAAAGATAGAAATGGTAATGAGAGTTACAGACATAATAGAAAGTTATCTATTAGAGCTAGGTGTAGAAGGTGCGCTTATAAAAATGCAGCTTGAAGAACTTATGGGTAGCACAAGAGAAGACCGGGAGCTAGTATTAAAAGACTATGGAACACAGATATCATCTAGTGAATTCAAGGAAAAATTAGCAAATCTTACAGAAGACGAGCTACTAGACCTTACAAACATAGCTAGAATCCTTGGATATACAGGTGTATCAGAAAATATGGATATGCCAATAAAAACAAAAGGATACAGAGTTCTTAATAAGATTCATAGATTACCTAGAACAATAATAGAAAATCTAGTTAAATACTTTGATAATTTCCAAGACATACTTACAGCTTCAATAGAAGAACTAGATGAAGTTGAAGGAATTGGAGAAATAAGAGCTACTTACATAAGAAATGGGCTTGTAAAAATGAAACAGCTAGCATTATTGGATAGACATATTTAA
- a CDS encoding PIN/TRAM domain-containing protein: MIKKIVRFLIGGLGLIVGSSTYVSVTQNFKVLTYNNKTYEAIAAVVAGLVLGIIFYLIEPWVMNKIRKIARAAEKEISRYPQVDILLGSVGLIVGFVIAYLVSGIINSIPIVGKVISVLVYLVLGYLGVRVALKSKNDLANFGKLNKRLAVSLAKEKEQEKECEKLKEEVKDCGAAIPPKVLDTSVIIDGRIADICQTGFIEGKLIIPAFVLEELRHIADSADDLKRVRGRRGLDILNIIQKELNIEVEISEQDFPEIAEVDSKLLKLAQVLGGKVVTNDFNLNKVAQFQGVEVLNINELANAVKPVAIPGEDMVVQVVKEGKEAQQGIAYLDDGTMIVVDGGKKYMGQTIKVLVTSVLQTPAGRMIFAKPKN; this comes from the coding sequence TTGATTAAGAAGATAGTAAGATTTTTAATTGGTGGATTAGGTTTAATCGTAGGTTCTTCTACTTACGTATCAGTAACACAGAATTTTAAAGTATTAACATATAACAATAAAACATACGAAGCTATAGCAGCTGTAGTTGCAGGTTTAGTATTAGGAATCATATTTTATTTAATTGAACCGTGGGTTATGAATAAAATCAGAAAAATAGCTAGAGCAGCAGAGAAGGAAATATCAAGATATCCTCAGGTTGATATTCTGCTAGGATCTGTAGGTCTTATAGTTGGTTTTGTAATAGCCTATTTGGTAAGCGGAATTATAAACTCAATACCTATAGTAGGTAAAGTGATATCAGTACTTGTATATCTAGTTCTTGGATACTTAGGAGTTAGAGTAGCTCTTAAAAGTAAAAATGACCTTGCTAATTTTGGCAAATTAAACAAAAGATTAGCAGTTTCTCTTGCTAAAGAAAAAGAACAGGAAAAAGAATGCGAAAAATTAAAAGAAGAAGTCAAAGATTGTGGTGCAGCAATTCCTCCAAAAGTATTAGACACAAGTGTAATAATAGATGGAAGAATAGCAGATATATGTCAGACAGGCTTTATAGAAGGTAAACTAATAATACCAGCATTCGTTCTAGAGGAGCTTAGACATATAGCTGACTCTGCTGACGACCTAAAAAGAGTAAGAGGTAGAAGAGGGTTAGATATATTAAATATAATCCAGAAGGAATTAAATATAGAAGTTGAAATAAGTGAACAGGATTTCCCTGAAATAGCTGAAGTAGATAGTAAATTATTAAAACTAGCTCAGGTATTAGGCGGAAAAGTTGTTACAAATGACTTCAATTTAAATAAAGTTGCTCAGTTCCAGGGAGTTGAGGTTCTAAATATAAACGAACTTGCTAATGCAGTTAAACCAGTTGCTATACCAGGAGAAGATATGGTAGTACAGGTTGTTAAAGAAGGTAAAGAAGCTCAGCAGGGTATAGCATACCTTGATGATGGTACTATGATAGTTGTAGACGGTGGTAAAAAATACATGGGTCAGACTATAAAAGTACTAGTAACATCAGTGCTTCAGACACCAGCGGGTAGAATGATATTTGCAAAACCTAAGAATTAA
- a CDS encoding transketolase family protein codes for MESIATREAYGKTLVELVENKDIVVLDADLAGATKTAMFKKACPERFFDMGIAEGDMMGTAAGLAVSGKIPFASTFAIFAAGRGFEQIRNSICYPNINVKIAATHAGVTVGEDGGSHQAIEDISLMRSLPNMVVLNPADAVEARQMVLAAAEYVGPMYLRFGRAATPVIHDESYKFELGKGEVVKEGKDVSIIATGIMVAKALEAAETLKAEGIDAEVINISTIKPLDNELVLASAKKTGKVVTAEEHSIIGGLGSAVCELLAEEHPVKVTRIGVKDVFGQSGSPAALLEHYGLTAADIVKACK; via the coding sequence ATGGAAAGTATAGCAACTAGAGAGGCTTATGGAAAAACACTAGTAGAATTAGTTGAAAATAAAGATATAGTAGTTCTTGATGCAGACTTAGCAGGAGCTACAAAAACTGCAATGTTTAAAAAAGCATGCCCAGAAAGATTCTTCGATATGGGTATAGCAGAAGGTGATATGATGGGTACAGCAGCAGGTCTTGCAGTATCTGGAAAAATACCTTTCGCAAGTACTTTCGCAATATTCGCAGCAGGTAGAGGATTTGAACAGATAAGAAACTCTATATGCTACCCAAATATAAATGTTAAAATAGCTGCTACTCATGCAGGTGTTACAGTTGGGGAAGACGGAGGAAGTCATCAGGCAATAGAAGATATTTCACTAATGAGAAGTTTACCAAACATGGTAGTATTAAACCCAGCAGATGCTGTTGAAGCTAGACAGATGGTATTAGCTGCAGCTGAATACGTTGGACCAATGTACTTAAGATTCGGTAGAGCTGCTACTCCAGTTATACATGATGAATCATACAAATTTGAATTAGGAAAAGGTGAAGTAGTTAAAGAAGGTAAAGATGTATCTATAATAGCTACAGGTATAATGGTTGCTAAAGCATTAGAAGCTGCTGAAACTTTAAAAGCAGAAGGAATAGATGCAGAAGTAATAAACATATCTACAATAAAACCTTTAGACAACGAACTTGTTTTAGCATCAGCTAAGAAAACAGGAAAAGTTGTTACAGCTGAAGAACACAGTATAATAGGTGGATTAGGTTCTGCAGTATGTGAATTATTAGCAGAAGAACATCCAGTTAAAGTAACTAGAATAGGTGTTAAAGACGTATTTGGACAGTCAGGATCACCAGCTGCATTACTAGAACACTACGGACTAACTGCAGCAGACATAGTTAAAGCTTGTAAATAA
- the ispD gene encoding 2-C-methyl-D-erythritol 4-phosphate cytidylyltransferase, whose protein sequence is MNTVMIVAAGSGKRMNAGMNKQFIKINDKEIVAHTIERFYNSPLIDEIVLCIKEEEEEFVRENIIEKYGFKDIVISYGGKERQDTINNGLEKVSPDCDILLIHDGARPFVTDEIIENAVNETKKLKATVVGVMVKDTIKVVDGNEIVDTPNRANLWAAQTPQSFDFNLIKEAYELAYRDGFYGTDDAMIAEHAGHKVYMIQGSYDNIKITSPEDLPISEVISRGINS, encoded by the coding sequence ATGAATACTGTTATGATTGTTGCCGCGGGTAGTGGTAAGAGGATGAATGCAGGGATGAATAAGCAGTTTATTAAGATAAATGATAAAGAGATTGTTGCACACACGATAGAGAGGTTTTATAATTCTCCTTTGATAGATGAGATTGTTCTTTGTATCAAGGAAGAGGAAGAGGAGTTTGTTAGGGAGAATATAATAGAGAAGTATGGGTTTAAGGATATAGTTATATCTTATGGTGGTAAGGAAAGACAGGATACTATAAACAATGGTCTTGAGAAAGTTAGTCCTGATTGTGATATTTTACTTATCCACGATGGTGCAAGACCTTTTGTTACAGATGAGATTATAGAGAATGCTGTTAATGAAACTAAGAAGTTAAAGGCAACTGTTGTCGGTGTTATGGTCAAGGATACTATAAAGGTTGTCGATGGAAATGAGATAGTAGATACGCCAAATAGGGCAAATCTTTGGGCTGCTCAGACACCACAATCTTTTGATTTTAACTTGATAAAAGAAGCCTATGAGCTTGCATATAGAGATGGTTTCTATGGAACTGATGATGCTATGATTGCAGAACATGCAGGTCATAAGGTGTATATGATTCAGGGAAGTTACGACAATATAAAAATAACTAGTCCTGAAGACTTACCTATATCTGAGGTTATTTCCCGGGGAATAAATTCTTAA
- the radA gene encoding DNA repair protein RadA has product MAKIKTKYVCQSCGYENPKWLGKCPECMKWNTFVEEIEDKSSKSNHRETFVIDKSSQKPVNINSITIKHEERFSSGINELNRVLGGGIVRGSLVLVGGDPGIGKSTLLLQVSESVAQSGKKVLYISGEESESQIKMRAERLNAKSENLFIMAENNLNIIEHNLEGFDPDLIILDSIQTVFTPDIASAPGTVSQIKEGTSRFMRISKKMGISTFVVGHVTKEGALAGPKIMEHMVDTVLYFEGERYNTYRLIRAVKNRFGSTNELGVFEMSEKGLQELENPSKALISEKPENASGSVIVSTVEGTRPMLLELQALVSPTSFGIPRRTATGIDFNRVNLLLAVLEKRAGMQIQNQDVYLNIVGGIKINEPSMDLGVILAVASGFRNIPISGEVAVTGEVGLTGEIRGVSYIEKRISECRKLGFKKIIIPKSNYEAVKDVKGIEIWPVENVRQAINMVLRGE; this is encoded by the coding sequence ATGGCAAAAATAAAAACAAAATACGTATGTCAGTCATGTGGATACGAAAATCCAAAATGGCTTGGAAAATGTCCAGAATGTATGAAATGGAATACATTTGTGGAGGAAATAGAAGATAAAAGTTCAAAAAGTAATCATAGAGAAACTTTTGTAATAGATAAATCATCACAGAAACCTGTAAACATAAACTCAATAACAATAAAACACGAAGAGAGATTTTCTAGTGGAATAAACGAGTTAAACAGAGTATTAGGTGGTGGAATAGTTAGAGGATCACTTGTACTTGTAGGTGGAGACCCTGGGATTGGTAAATCAACACTACTTTTACAAGTATCTGAAAGTGTTGCACAATCAGGAAAAAAAGTGCTATATATATCTGGAGAAGAATCAGAATCTCAGATAAAAATGAGGGCAGAAAGATTAAATGCTAAATCGGAAAATCTGTTTATAATGGCAGAAAACAACTTAAACATAATAGAACATAACCTAGAAGGATTTGACCCAGACCTTATAATACTGGACTCAATCCAAACAGTATTCACACCGGACATAGCTTCTGCACCGGGAACAGTTAGCCAGATAAAAGAGGGAACTTCTAGATTTATGAGAATTTCTAAAAAAATGGGAATATCTACATTTGTCGTTGGACATGTAACAAAAGAAGGTGCTTTAGCGGGACCAAAGATAATGGAGCATATGGTCGATACAGTACTTTACTTTGAAGGTGAAAGATATAATACATACAGACTTATAAGAGCTGTAAAAAATAGATTTGGTTCGACAAATGAACTAGGTGTATTTGAAATGAGTGAAAAAGGACTTCAAGAGCTTGAAAATCCTTCAAAAGCGCTTATCTCAGAAAAACCAGAAAACGCATCTGGATCAGTAATAGTATCTACTGTAGAGGGAACAAGACCAATGCTTCTTGAACTTCAGGCACTTGTATCTCCTACTAGCTTTGGGATACCAAGAAGAACAGCTACAGGAATAGATTTTAATAGGGTAAATCTACTACTTGCTGTACTAGAAAAAAGAGCTGGAATGCAGATACAAAATCAAGACGTATACTTAAACATAGTAGGTGGAATAAAAATAAATGAACCATCTATGGACTTAGGGGTTATATTAGCAGTTGCATCTGGCTTTAGAAACATACCGATAAGTGGAGAAGTTGCGGTTACAGGAGAAGTTGGACTTACTGGAGAAATAAGGGGAGTAAGCTACATTGAAAAAAGAATATCTGAATGCAGAAAATTAGGCTTCAAAAAAATAATAATTCCAAAATCTAATTATGAGGCTGTAAAAGACGTAAAAGGTATAGAAATATGGCCAGTTGAAAATGTAAGACAGGCTATAAATATGGTATTGAGGGGAGAGTAG
- the bilS gene encoding flavodoxin family protein BilS — protein MNYSVVYATSTGNTKLLADNVAEVLGSECVYFGQPDEKAKKSDVIFIGFWTDKGTCNEEIKDFISELKDKKVFLFGSAGAGDEDYLNMVINNVKKEIDKSCDVIGEFMCQGKMQQGVKARYEKMLAEKPGDEQILSLIKNFEEALNHPNEDDLTRLKNKVKEVVEK, from the coding sequence ATGAATTATTCAGTTGTTTATGCAACATCTACAGGAAATACAAAATTATTAGCAGATAATGTAGCAGAAGTACTAGGTTCAGAATGTGTTTATTTTGGACAGCCAGATGAAAAAGCAAAAAAATCAGATGTAATATTTATAGGATTCTGGACAGACAAGGGAACGTGTAACGAAGAAATAAAAGACTTTATATCAGAATTAAAAGATAAAAAAGTATTCTTATTTGGCTCAGCTGGAGCTGGAGATGAAGACTATCTAAACATGGTAATAAACAATGTAAAAAAAGAAATAGATAAAAGCTGTGATGTAATCGGTGAATTTATGTGCCAGGGTAAAATGCAGCAAGGTGTTAAAGCTAGATATGAAAAAATGTTAGCTGAAAAACCAGGTGACGAACAAATACTAAGTTTAATTAAAAACTTTGAAGAAGCTTTAAATCACCCAAATGAAGACGATTTAACTAGACTTAAAAATAAAGTAAAAGAAGTCGTTGAGAAATAG